A genome region from Calliopsis andreniformis isolate RMS-2024a chromosome 2, iyCalAndr_principal, whole genome shotgun sequence includes the following:
- the LOC143188154 gene encoding kelch domain-containing protein 4, with protein sequence MGKKDKNKKKVSGSAKTALKTEKKLNAKQKKELAALGEDDIEHVIAEIEKEEARRQRVIEKTVAPPSRRVNFTLTAHPFKDELIMLGGEFHDGKTTVVYGDMFTYNLSKNEWTIIKAPGAPPPRCGHQTIATSTNKGELWVFGGEFSSPSESQFYHYKDLWVYRIGEKKWEKILSPGAPTARSGHRMAHIKRQLIVFGGFHDNLRDYKYYNDVHIFNLETYVWHKIEVTGTPPPPRSGCIILPTPENKLLVYGGYSKEKIKKDVDKGCIHSDMFLMTPDKNDQTGLKWKWVYVKQSGIKMSPRCSTSAVLVQPNLAYFFGGVFDEEDNEEELHGTFYNDLMALDLEKFQWHAVTLSGKRDTTMRRRRRKPKTDGEEDNNSESDNDSDTEIQEPSSAAVTSTISDDDGIFTVTIGPTQTSSIHKKDEIQKNVFVPFKRINPGLAVKHNVLYLYGGMFEDGDRQYTFSDFYSLDCRKLDEWKTIIADDISSQTWFESSSSSSEDESTDGTDEDENNSEVEHMEIDEN encoded by the exons ATGGGTAAAAAAGATAAAAACAAGAAAAAAGTGAGCGGTAGTGCGAAAACTGCACTTAAAACTGAAAAGAAATTAAATGCTAAGCAAAAAAAAGAATTGGCCGCACTTGGTGAG gaTGATATTGAACATGTGATTGCTGAAATTGAAAAGGAAGAAGCTCGTAGACAACGTGTAATTGAAAAGACAGTTGCACCACCGTCTCGACGTGTAAACTTTACTTTAACTGCACATCCTTTCAAAGATGAACTTATTATGCTTGGTGGTGAATTTCATGATGGAAAGACA ACAGTTGTTTATGGAGACATGTTCACATATAACTTAAGTAAAAATGAATGGACTATTATAAAAGCCCCAGGTGCTCCACCCCCACGGTGTGGTCATCAAACAATAGCAACATCTACTAATAAGGGAGAATTATGGGTATTTGGTGGTGAATTTTCTAGTCCTTCAGAATCACAATTTTATCATTATAAAGACTTGTGGGTTTATCGAATTGGAGAAAAGAAATGGGAAAAAATTCT ATCACCTGGTGCACCAACTGCTAGAAGTGGTCATAGAATGGCTCACATAAAAAGACAGTTAATAGTTTTTGGTGGATTTCATGATAATCTAAGGGACTACAAATATTACAAtgatgtacatatatttaatCTTGAAACATATGTATGGCACAAAATTGAAGTAACAG GTACCCCTCCACCACCAAGGTCTGGATGCATAATACTACCGACACCTGAAAACAAACTTCTTGTGTATGGGGGTTACAGTAAGGAAAAGATAAAAAAGGATGTTGATAAGGGTTGTATTCATAGTGATATGTTTCTGATGACACCTGACA AAAATGATCAGACTGGCTTAAAATGGAAATGGGTATATGTAAAACAGTCAGGGATTAAAATGTCACCACGGTGCAGTACCTCAGCTGTTTTAGTTCAACCAAATTTAGCTTATTTCTTTGGTGGAGTTTTTGACGAAGAAGATAATGAGGAAGAACTTCATGGCACATTCTATAATGATTTAATGGCTTTAGACTTAGAAAAATTTCAGTGGCATGCAG TAACATTATCTGGAAAAAGAGACACAACCATGCGACGTCGGAGAAGGAAGCCAAAAACAGATGGTGAAGAAGATAACAATAGCGAGAGTGACAATGATAGTGACACTGAAATACAAGAACCATCATCTGCTGCTGTTACATCTACAATTAGCGACGATGATGGTATATTTACAGTCACAATAGGGCCAACACAAACATCTAGTATACATAAAAAGGATGAGATACAAAAAAATGTGTTTGTTCCATTTAAAAGAATAAATCCTGGACTTGCTGTGAAACATaatgttttatatttatatggtggtatgtttgaggatggagatcgACAATATACATTCTCTGATTTCTACAGTTTGG ATTGTCGCAAATTAGATGAATGGAAAACAATAATAGCGGATGACATATCTTCGCAAACTTGGTTTGAGTCCAGTAGTTCAAGTTCGGAAGATGAGAGCACGGATGGTACCGATGAAGATGAAAATAACTCTGAAGTTGAACATATGGAGATTgatgaaaattaa
- the Valrs-m gene encoding valyl-tRNA synthetase, mitochondrial, translated as MNLLRLNDRLRSSTCCKYYFNRYSSQVLSDFPATYKSKDVEHNWYNIWEKNKCFTVKNNEKEALKMLLPPPNITGTLHLGHALTVTIQDILARWHRMRGFPVMWIPGFDHAGIATQMIIEKHLLKTKNMTKYDVGKEQFLSYIWEWKDQKENTIKSQLKALGASLDWSREYFTMSKDHNSAVIEAFVTLNERNLLYRKKDLINWSPTLRSTISDIEVEHLYINEKTRLEVPGYKKKITFGEIAYIAYPVEDSKDEIVVATTRPETLFGDVAIAVHPDDERYAKYIGQRVWHTLRETYIPVISDSLVDSNFGTGAVKITPAHDHLDYVVATNHQLDIIEVIDEYGNITDAGKNFKNLPRFIAREKILNELSNRGLLKKICDHKMSIPRCSRSSDVIEYMLKEQWFIKCKDMAQKALQAVHQGHLKIVPATHEQLWYDWLNNIRDWCVSRQLWWGHCIPAYYFTVGDKTEWIVARTKNDAQFAVQNKYGPDIKLYQDQDLLDTWFSSAILPFSVLGWPKKTADLENYYPLTLMETGYDILFFWVAKMVMLGLELTNQLPFNEVLLHGILCDAYGKKMSKTMGNIVSPENVINGISLNELTRQMKENCNTGVLSQTEYQRMLSGNNKMFPNGIPECGADALRMTLCSHNIKNEKINFDIMECQTNKFFCNKIWQASKYVLIMTDGKLYREPNGMTIIDRWILSRLSALIATVNDAFLQRDFHKSIASLKRFLYYEFCDFYLEATKWGFKSENSDIITSHTYSLRKCLEVSLRTLAPVMPYLADDLYKRLSKTFPEFLSLPSLMEAPYPVPEEFNKWRDTTLDRKILEVLNIILEIRSVMAAISRKLHQEVHITTKNYDDFNLYNETINLFKGGSKIGNICIFLESEYTENSNSICYPVSSDCTLFFITEDATVLAQIKKNLDNKMSKQKQNVKLHKQI; from the exons ATGAATCTTTTACGATTAAATGATCGGTTACGTTCCAGTACCTGttgtaaatattatttcaatagGTATTCTAGTCAAGTTTTATCAG attttccaGCAACTTATAAATCTAAAGATGTAGAACATAACTGGTACAATATTTGGGAAAAAAATAAATGCTTTACtgttaaaaacaatgaaaaagaaGCATTAAAAATGCTCTTACCTCCTCCTAATATAACTGGAACATTGCATTTAGGACATGCATTAACTGTTACAATTCAAGATATATTAGCAAGAtg GCACAGAATGAGAGGTTTTCCTGTAATGTGGATACCAGGTTTCGATCATGCTGGAATTGCAACACAGATGATTATAGAGAAGCATCTTctgaaaacaaaaaatatgaCTAAATATGATGTGGGAAAGGAACAGTTTCTTTCATATATTTGGGAATGGAAGGATcaaaaagaaaatacaataaaatctcAGTTAAAAGCATTAGGTGCTAGTTTAGATTGGTCAAGGGAATATTTTACAATGAGCAAG GATCATAACAGTGCTGTGATAGAAGCATTTGTAACATTAAATGAAAGAAATCTCCTATATAGAAAAAAAGATTTGATTAATTGGTCTCCTACCTTGCGCAGCACAATATCTGATATAGAAGTAGAACATTTATATATTAATGAGAAAACACGATTAGAAGTTCCTGGATATAAGAAGAAGATCACATTTGGTGAAATTGCGTACATAGCTTATCCTGTTGAAGATTCCA AAGACGAAATAGTGGTTGCAACAACAAGACCAGAAACACTTTTTGGTGATGTAGCGATTGCCGTTCATCCAGATGATGAAAGATACGCAAAGTATATTGGTCAAAGGGTCTGGCATACTTTAAGAGAAACTTATATACCTGTTATTTCTGATTCTTTAGTTGATAGTAATTTTGGCACAG GAGCAGTAAAAATAACACCAGCTCATGATCATTTGGATTATGTTGTTGCTACAAATCATCAGTTAGATATTATTGAAGTTATTGATGAATATGGAAATATAACAGATGCAGGAAAAAACTTCAAG aatcTTCCGAGATTTATAGCCCgtgaaaaaattttaaatgaattgtCAAACAGAGGACTTTTGAAGAAAATATGCGATCATAAGATGAGCATACCAAGGTGTTCACGATCTTCTGATGTTATAGAATATATGTTAAAAGAGCAGTGGTTTATTAAATGCAAAGACATGGCTCAAAAAGCACTACAAGCCGTACATCAGGGTCACTTGAAAATAGTTCCTGCTACCCATGAACAGTTATGGTATGATTGGCTTAACAATATTAg AGATTGGTGTGTTTCAAGGCAACTGTGGTGGGGACATTGTATTCCAGCTTATTATTTTACAGTTGGAGATAAAACTGAGTGGATAGTTGCCAGAACTAAAAATGATGCACAGTTTgctgtacaaaataaatatggacctgatattaaattatatcaagatcaagATTTATTAGACACTTGGTTTTCTTCTGCAATTCTTCCATTTTCTGTGCTTGGGTGGCCTAAGAAG ACAGCGGATCTCGAGAACTATTATCCACTAACATTAATGGAAACAGGGTATGACATTCTATTTTTCTGGGTTGCAAAAATGGTCATGCTAGGATTGGAATTAACTAATCAGCTACCTTTCAat GAAGTTCTTTTACACGGTATTCTATGTGATGCTTATGGGAAGAAAATGTCTAAAACAATGGGAAATATTGTTTCACCCGAAAACGTTATTAATGGTATTAGTTTGAAT GAACTCACGAGACaaatgaaagaaaattgtaaCACAGGTGTTCTCTCGCAGACAGAGTACCAACGAATGTTATCCGGAAATAATAAAATGTTTCCAAACGGAATACCAGAATGTGGTGCAGATGCATTACGCATGACATTATGTAGCCACAACATTAAAA atgaaaaaatcaattttgatatCATGGAGTGCCAAACGAACAAGTTCTTTTGTAATAAAATCTGGCAAGCAAGCAAGTATGTCTTAATTATGACAGATGGAAAACTTTATCGAGAACCAAACGGTATGACAATTATTGACCGCTGGATTTTAAGTCGGCTGTCTGCATTAATTGCTACAGTCAATGATGCGTTTCTACAACGAGATTTTCATAAATCTATTGCGTCACTGAAACGGTTCTTATATTATGAGTTCTGCGACTTTTACTTG gAAGCAACTAAATGGGGATTCAAAAGTGAAAATTCAGACATTATTACAAGTCATACATATAGTTTAAGAAAATGTTTAGAGGTTTCACTACGAACTCTTGCTCCCGTGATGCCATATCTTGCTGATGATCTATACAAAAGATTGTCAAAAACATTTCCAGAATTTTTATCACTACCATCACTAATGGAAGCACCTTATCCTGTACCAGAAGAG TTTAATAAGTGGCGAGATACTACTTTAGATAGGAAAATACTTGAAGTATTGAATATAATATTAGAAATTAGAAGTGTCATGGCTGCTATTAGTAGAAAGTTACATCAAGAAG TTCATATTACAACGAAGAACTACGACGACTTCAATCTTTATAACGAaacaataaatttatttaaaggCGGAAGTAAAATTggcaatatttgtatatttctcGAAAGTGAATATACAGAAAATTCAAACAGTATATGTTATCCAGTTTCTTCTGATTGcacattgttttttattacaGAA GATGCTACAGTTTTAGCGCAAATTAAAAAGAATTTAGATAATAAAATGTCAAAACAGAAACAAAATGTAAAACTTCATAAACAAATATAA